A single genomic interval of Lewinellaceae bacterium harbors:
- a CDS encoding DUF4440 domain-containing protein, producing MQKTKKFLAPFIVALLFASLIMSCDEKGQEMTESPATPAFDLATAKAEIEAANKEFMALLAAGDSVGLANYYTQDAKFMNAGAPAVSGRKNIQSAMSGIIQSGITKVDLRLNDAWGTGDLLVEEGELSLFAGDAEVAQEKYIVVWKKEDGKWKLFRDIFNSNLPPQ from the coding sequence ATGCAAAAGACAAAGAAATTTTTGGCGCCATTCATAGTGGCTTTATTATTCGCTTCCCTGATCATGAGCTGCGATGAAAAAGGGCAGGAAATGACGGAAAGCCCTGCTACACCGGCATTTGATTTGGCAACTGCCAAGGCTGAAATCGAAGCCGCCAACAAGGAATTTATGGCCTTGCTTGCTGCGGGCGATTCGGTAGGGTTGGCTAATTATTATACACAGGACGCCAAGTTTATGAATGCCGGCGCTCCGGCAGTTTCCGGACGGAAGAATATCCAGTCCGCCATGTCGGGAATCATCCAATCCGGCATTACCAAAGTGGACCTTAGATTAAATGACGCCTGGGGAACCGGAGATCTTTTGGTAGAAGAAGGGGAGTTGTCGCTGTTCGCCGGTGACGCGGAAGTGGCCCAGGAAAAATACATCGTAGTTTGGAAAAAGGAAGATGGGAAATGGAAATTGTTCAGGGACATTTTCAATTCAAATTTACCGCCCCAATAA
- a CDS encoding tetratricopeptide repeat protein: MKTTFFSIALLLGCLAFLSAQDIYLPVSSSSETAKAEYFKALQAGENANIPGFFDGMKAAVKTDPNFFMAYVNLAFAETAFGQYEKAAAFIKPALAIDPAGFNENERIHRKALEAMDKDPKADPAEYMEALAAAYPNTAEAHDLAGRSAAWLSKDPKAAVKHLLRLLELRPEYGGGYNTLGYNYMALQEMDKAKAAFEKYLELAPNEPNAYDSMGEYYLNTGDYARSAEYYDRAVALGMEGSKKGAEKARAAMEHGGN, translated from the coding sequence ATGAAAACCACCTTTTTTTCCATCGCCCTGCTTTTGGGCTGCCTGGCGTTCCTGTCTGCACAGGATATTTACCTGCCGGTTTCCAGCTCATCGGAAACGGCCAAAGCAGAATATTTCAAAGCCCTCCAGGCAGGCGAGAACGCCAACATCCCCGGCTTTTTTGACGGGATGAAAGCAGCCGTGAAAACAGACCCCAACTTCTTCATGGCCTACGTAAATCTGGCCTTCGCGGAAACGGCTTTTGGGCAGTACGAAAAAGCCGCTGCCTTCATCAAACCCGCCCTGGCCATTGACCCTGCCGGCTTCAACGAGAATGAACGAATCCATCGCAAAGCCCTGGAAGCAATGGACAAAGACCCGAAAGCCGACCCGGCTGAATACATGGAAGCGCTGGCCGCCGCCTACCCCAACACGGCTGAAGCCCATGACCTGGCGGGCCGGTCGGCTGCATGGCTCAGCAAAGACCCAAAAGCAGCCGTCAAGCACCTGCTGCGATTGCTGGAATTGCGCCCCGAGTATGGCGGCGGCTATAACACGCTGGGCTACAACTACATGGCGCTCCAGGAGATGGACAAGGCCAAGGCCGCCTTCGAAAAATACCTCGAACTCGCCCCGAACGAACCCAATGCCTACGACAGTATGGGCGAGTACTACCTGAACACCGGAGATTATGCCAGGTCGGCCGAATACTACGACCGGGCGGTTGCGCTGGGTATGGAAGGCTCGAAGAAAGGGGCTGAAAAGGCACGGGCAGCGATGGAACATGGGGGCAATTGA
- a CDS encoding response regulator — MEKEQTDYRLQPFVRILADTIPGYTIEDIIQPSLQNKFQPYPEYTSAIENYQYYWGKLQVENRLADAGQYTEWVLSFTSTWTSLDVFTEEEDGSWRQERNGTFTPDQLKTFVPTGRGNLVKVVLPPHKVVTIYFRGISERTAIYPSFYIRLKHIETFYDDLLKAKVGNAFFMGFLVMMFLYNLMVYFFGRDRSFIFYSGYLIMVVAYAAYSSEDLADWFGLFPRHPTYQGFMKLSLYLAMMCYLAFIRSFLDLEQLLPKWDTVFKIVIYLGFPLIVLDVIVLLQTNFSYVVEDRITVPYIILVVILCCSLLYPLFKTKDKKGYFVIAGIAAISLGAVLTVVSRVWMPPFSLFYLKAGAIVEILIFSLGLAYRQRQQKQAQQQADFKLKESRFIQEKKQLEADRLKELNAFKARFYTNITHEFRTPLTVIMGIAENITNHEQEKTLIRRNSQNLLRLINQLLDLSKLESGTLALNWVHQDIIVYLQYLTESFYSSAAQKNIRLLFHSEEKAVRMDYDEEKIQQIVYNLLSNALKFTKDHGKIIFHASKIEQDGQPFLKLKVKDTGIGIPPEHINYIFDRFYQADPAGSRKEGSTGIGLALTKELAELMKGRIEVQSQAGEGTEFILYLPIEAQVQPDDEVGADEKNEARRAGSHTPGLIPPAGHPEDAPDETEEPQRSDLPELLVIEDNPDIIIYIKTILKDKYTIHTAGNGALGIEKALDIIPDIIISDVMMPEKSGYEVCETLKQDERASHIPIILLTAKATQADKVEGLKYGADAYLTKPFDKEELIVRLEKLVEFRRRLQRHYASGANASQTTEPSVDDIFLQKLWAHIQDNLSDAEFGVPQLAAAIDMNQMQVYRKLKALTGKTPSQFIRSYRLQKGLELLQKGELNISEIAYDVGFTDPSYFSRVFLNEFGKSPSDFLR; from the coding sequence TTGGAAAAAGAACAAACCGATTACCGGCTCCAGCCATTTGTCCGGATTCTAGCCGATACGATCCCGGGATATACCATTGAAGACATTATCCAGCCTTCGCTGCAAAACAAGTTTCAACCCTATCCCGAATACACCTCAGCTATTGAGAATTATCAATATTACTGGGGCAAGCTTCAGGTCGAAAACCGGTTGGCCGATGCAGGCCAATATACGGAATGGGTGCTTTCCTTCACCAGTACATGGACCAGCCTGGATGTTTTCACGGAAGAGGAAGACGGCTCATGGCGACAGGAACGAAATGGTACGTTTACGCCAGACCAGTTGAAAACATTTGTGCCCACCGGCAGGGGCAACCTGGTTAAAGTAGTGCTGCCTCCTCATAAGGTAGTGACGATTTATTTTAGAGGGATAAGCGAACGAACAGCTATTTATCCTTCTTTCTATATCCGTTTAAAACACATCGAAACTTTTTATGATGACTTGCTGAAGGCCAAAGTGGGCAATGCGTTTTTCATGGGTTTTCTGGTGATGATGTTCCTGTACAACCTGATGGTATACTTTTTTGGAAGAGACCGAAGTTTTATTTTTTATTCCGGTTATTTAATCATGGTGGTGGCCTATGCCGCTTATTCGTCCGAAGACCTGGCGGATTGGTTTGGATTGTTTCCCCGTCATCCAACCTACCAGGGCTTTATGAAGTTGTCGCTTTATCTGGCGATGATGTGTTATCTGGCGTTTATCCGCAGTTTTTTGGATCTGGAGCAGCTGTTGCCCAAATGGGATACTGTCTTTAAAATCGTCATTTATCTGGGTTTCCCTTTGATTGTACTTGATGTTATCGTATTGCTGCAAACTAATTTCAGCTATGTGGTGGAAGACCGGATAACCGTGCCTTACATTATTTTGGTGGTTATCCTTTGTTGTTCATTGTTGTATCCATTATTCAAAACAAAAGATAAAAAAGGATATTTTGTTATTGCCGGTATTGCGGCGATATCTCTGGGCGCTGTCCTGACCGTCGTTTCCCGGGTGTGGATGCCTCCTTTTTCTCTTTTTTATTTGAAGGCAGGGGCAATTGTAGAGATCCTTATTTTCTCCCTGGGCTTGGCTTATCGCCAAAGGCAACAAAAACAGGCCCAGCAGCAAGCCGATTTCAAACTCAAAGAAAGCCGGTTTATTCAGGAAAAGAAGCAGCTGGAAGCCGACCGGCTTAAAGAATTGAATGCATTTAAAGCTCGTTTTTATACCAACATTACCCATGAATTCCGCACGCCGCTGACCGTGATCATGGGCATTGCCGAAAACATAACCAATCACGAACAAGAAAAAACACTGATTCGGCGCAATAGCCAAAACCTTCTGCGCCTCATCAACCAATTGCTGGATTTGTCTAAGCTGGAATCGGGTACGTTGGCCTTAAACTGGGTACATCAAGACATCATCGTTTATTTGCAATACCTGACCGAATCCTTTTATTCTTCCGCTGCTCAGAAAAATATCCGCCTGCTTTTTCACTCCGAAGAAAAGGCGGTTAGGATGGATTATGACGAGGAAAAAATACAGCAGATCGTTTACAACCTGTTATCGAATGCCCTGAAATTCACAAAGGATCACGGAAAAATCATCTTCCATGCCAGTAAAATCGAACAAGACGGGCAGCCTTTTTTAAAATTAAAAGTCAAGGATACGGGTATTGGCATTCCACCTGAGCATATCAACTACATTTTTGACCGGTTTTATCAGGCCGATCCTGCTGGCAGCCGCAAAGAGGGAAGCACGGGCATCGGTTTGGCGTTGACCAAAGAATTGGCCGAGTTGATGAAAGGGCGGATAGAAGTGCAAAGCCAGGCCGGAGAAGGAACGGAATTTATCTTGTATTTGCCTATTGAAGCACAGGTTCAGCCGGATGACGAGGTAGGGGCAGATGAAAAAAACGAAGCGCGAAGAGCGGGCAGCCATACCCCGGGCCTCATCCCTCCGGCCGGCCATCCCGAAGACGCGCCTGACGAAACGGAAGAACCCCAGCGCTCCGATTTGCCGGAATTACTGGTCATAGAAGACAACCCCGACATCATCATTTACATAAAAACCATTTTAAAGGATAAATATACGATCCATACGGCCGGGAATGGGGCCCTGGGGATTGAAAAAGCGTTGGACATCATACCCGACATCATCATCAGCGATGTGATGATGCCCGAAAAAAGTGGCTACGAAGTCTGCGAAACCCTGAAACAGGACGAACGGGCCAGCCATATTCCCATCATTTTGCTGACCGCCAAGGCCACGCAGGCCGACAAAGTGGAAGGCCTGAAATACGGGGCGGATGCTTACCTCACCAAGCCTTTTGACAAAGAAGAACTCATTGTCCGATTGGAAAAATTGGTGGAGTTCCGCCGCCGGTTGCAACGACACTATGCCAGTGGCGCGAATGCTTCCCAAACTACAGAACCTTCAGTTGACGATATTTTCCTGCAAAAACTATGGGCGCACATCCAGGACAACCTGAGCGATGCCGAATTTGGGGTTCCCCAGTTGGCTGCGGCCATAGATATGAACCAAATGCAGGTATATCGAAAGTTAAAGGCCCTGACCGGCAAGACACCCTCCCAGTTTATCCGCTCCTACCGCCTTCAAAAAGGGCTCGAACTGCTCCAAAAAGGCGAACTCAACATTTCTGAGATCGCCTACGACGTCGGGTTTACTGACCCCAGTTACTTTTCCAGGGTATTCCTCAATGAATTTGGCAAGAGTCCGAGCGATTTTTTAAGGTGA
- a CDS encoding outer membrane beta-barrel protein, with the protein MALVAPSIHAQQIIGSLNDAAGQPIDAANVLLLSPADSSLVRGALTEPDGHFSLENVAQGRYLLSFSILGFETVFINNLTVDEGHPIIDLKTTTLRENSTLLAEVSVVAKRPFLEQKIDRLVINVENSITSAGATALDVLERSPGVVVNRQNNSIALAGKNGVIVMINGRINRMPLEAVVQMLAGMPSANIEKIELITTPPANFDAEGNAGFINIVMKQSNDAGLNGGFSFSGGIGRGSNASAGINFNYRKNKLNLYGDYSFGRQAQEQLFLFDGQVLLDENTLQTDTRSERDPVQRNHNARLGLDWTLSKKTVLGILISGYDNRWSMDAVNNTTISINGTPDTLLRIVNDEINHWQHLGGNLNLQHTFRPDELLTFDLDFLTYDNENPTNYLTSYSGTGGNFLFEERTFSGKVTPIKVSVGKLDYSKRFSDKIKMEVGMKGTSSRFDNDVTVFRIENGVPVNDPALTAEYRLEESIGAA; encoded by the coding sequence ATGGCGTTAGTGGCACCCTCCATCCACGCGCAACAGATAATCGGGAGCCTCAACGACGCAGCCGGGCAGCCGATCGACGCCGCCAACGTGTTGCTGCTATCCCCCGCTGATAGCAGTTTGGTAAGGGGGGCACTAACGGAACCCGACGGGCATTTTAGCCTGGAAAATGTGGCCCAAGGCCGCTATTTACTCTCATTTTCCATACTGGGTTTTGAAACGGTCTTTATCAATAACCTGACCGTTGATGAAGGCCACCCCATCATTGACCTAAAGACGACTACCTTGCGCGAAAACTCAACGCTCCTGGCAGAGGTGTCGGTAGTAGCGAAACGCCCTTTTTTGGAACAGAAAATTGACCGCTTGGTCATCAACGTGGAGAACAGCATTACCTCTGCCGGCGCCACCGCGCTGGATGTGCTGGAGCGCTCGCCGGGCGTTGTCGTCAATCGCCAAAACAACTCCATTGCCCTTGCCGGGAAAAATGGCGTGATTGTGATGATCAACGGCAGGATCAACCGCATGCCCCTCGAAGCGGTGGTGCAAATGTTGGCAGGCATGCCGTCGGCCAACATCGAAAAAATCGAGCTCATCACCACGCCGCCCGCCAATTTCGATGCCGAGGGCAATGCCGGCTTCATCAACATCGTCATGAAGCAGTCGAACGATGCCGGCTTGAACGGCGGCTTCTCCTTCTCCGGCGGCATCGGCAGGGGCAGCAACGCCTCGGCAGGCATCAATTTCAACTACCGCAAAAACAAGCTCAACCTCTACGGCGATTATTCCTTCGGCCGACAAGCACAAGAGCAACTTTTCCTGTTCGACGGTCAGGTACTCCTCGACGAAAATACCCTCCAAACCGATACCCGCAGCGAGCGTGACCCCGTGCAGCGCAACCACAACGCCCGCCTCGGATTGGACTGGACGCTGAGCAAAAAAACCGTGCTGGGCATACTCATATCGGGCTACGACAATCGCTGGAGCATGGACGCCGTCAACAACACGACCATCTCCATCAACGGTACACCGGATACCCTGCTGCGCATCGTCAACGACGAGATCAACCACTGGCAACACCTCGGAGGCAACCTCAACCTGCAACACACCTTCCGCCCCGACGAACTGCTGACTTTCGACCTCGATTTCCTCACTTACGACAATGAGAACCCGACCAATTATCTAACGTCCTACTCCGGCACTGGCGGCAATTTCCTTTTTGAGGAGCGCACCTTCAGCGGCAAAGTCACGCCCATCAAGGTAAGCGTAGGCAAATTGGACTACTCCAAACGCTTCTCGGACAAAATAAAAATGGAGGTGGGTATGAAAGGTACCAGTTCCCGCTTCGACAACGACGTAACCGTTTTCAGGATAGAAAACGGTGTGCCGGTGAACGACCCGGCACTGACCGCCGAATACCGGCTCGAAGAAAGCATCGGCGCAGCCTAG
- a CDS encoding IS110 family transposase, translated as MDTLPKTFIGIDVSKDDLVTAFPLAPEQWEVDKFDNNDAGIAALLQKVKELPKPHVVLEATGNYSMKVVFALCENQVPVSVLNPKQSNGFIKGVLLSTTKTDAKDACALALYGQFNKPKSYRIPSDKMLEITQLRVYLKQLKKQQVVISNQLHALEFHVKPLPYVQESLRESLALCKRQIQDTEKGLLSISEDCFDQAYALATSVVGVGPAIAQSLLVATNGFREFDNPKQLAKFVGVCSTQCESGSSIKKRGSISKTGDPNLRALLYMGARSAKRFNQPCKLLYERLRSKGKCHKVAMLAVCNKMLRQMFAVVKSGVKFDNEYHLKNEKAA; from the coding sequence ATGGACACGTTGCCCAAAACTTTCATTGGTATAGATGTCAGCAAAGACGACCTGGTGACAGCTTTTCCGCTTGCCCCCGAGCAGTGGGAAGTCGATAAATTCGACAACAATGATGCCGGGATCGCAGCCCTGCTACAGAAGGTTAAAGAGCTTCCCAAGCCTCATGTCGTGCTCGAAGCCACCGGCAATTACTCCATGAAAGTTGTCTTTGCGCTGTGCGAAAACCAGGTTCCTGTTTCTGTTTTAAATCCTAAACAGAGCAACGGTTTCATTAAGGGCGTACTGCTATCCACGACCAAAACTGACGCCAAAGATGCCTGCGCACTGGCGTTGTACGGGCAGTTCAATAAGCCCAAATCCTATCGTATACCAAGCGACAAGATGCTGGAAATCACCCAATTGAGGGTGTATTTGAAGCAGCTCAAAAAACAGCAGGTAGTTATTTCCAACCAGTTGCACGCCCTCGAGTTCCACGTCAAGCCCCTGCCTTATGTCCAGGAGTCTCTGAGGGAAAGTTTAGCGTTGTGCAAGCGGCAAATCCAGGATACTGAAAAGGGCCTCCTGAGCATTTCGGAGGATTGTTTTGACCAGGCCTACGCTCTGGCCACCTCCGTAGTTGGCGTCGGCCCGGCCATCGCCCAGAGCCTGTTGGTGGCTACCAACGGCTTCCGGGAATTTGACAACCCCAAGCAGCTGGCCAAGTTTGTCGGCGTGTGTTCCACCCAGTGCGAGTCCGGCTCCAGCATTAAAAAACGAGGCAGCATTTCCAAGACGGGAGACCCCAATTTGAGGGCCTTGCTCTACATGGGCGCCCGGTCAGCCAAGCGCTTCAACCAGCCCTGCAAACTGCTGTATGAGCGCCTCAGAAGCAAAGGGAAATGCCACAAAGTGGCCATGCTAGCAGTGTGCAATAAGATGCTCCGGCAGATGTTTGCGGTGGTCAAATCAGGGGTGAAATTCGATAATGAGTACCATCTTAAAAATGAAAAAGCGGCGTAA
- a CDS encoding NAD-dependent epimerase/dehydratase family protein → MQTVGIIGGAGFIGSYVTKQFLENGYRVKVSATDISNKEKYAHLSALKNAENMELAPLDVQHLDQLKAFAAGCDILVHCGTPFQLEVEDPQRDLLAPTIKGTENFLRVVSETPAVKKVVFVASVAAHNTDFPMPAPGFAPAHVFTEKDKPYCSQESHPYCQAKYYADQAVRKFTEENPAPGFDIVTVSPVGVMGNQLSGRADSTSMGVQFLFKNKIAPNPFIQMFYDLDVNWALVDVADVAESVYKAAILPNLHGKHYLITSESYRVSDISLMLNGKEPAGKPSTVYSNALATQDLGVHFKPAKLPLHQYAKATEGAAV, encoded by the coding sequence ATGCAAACAGTAGGCATCATCGGCGGCGCCGGATTCATCGGCAGCTACGTCACCAAGCAATTTTTGGAAAACGGATACCGGGTCAAAGTCTCGGCCACGGATATTTCCAATAAAGAAAAATATGCACACCTGTCCGCGCTCAAAAATGCGGAAAACATGGAGCTCGCCCCTCTGGACGTGCAGCACCTCGACCAACTGAAAGCATTTGCCGCAGGTTGCGACATCCTCGTGCATTGCGGCACGCCGTTCCAACTGGAGGTGGAAGACCCGCAGCGGGACTTGTTAGCCCCGACCATCAAAGGCACGGAGAATTTCCTGCGGGTCGTCAGCGAAACGCCCGCCGTGAAAAAGGTGGTGTTCGTCGCTTCGGTAGCGGCGCACAACACTGATTTCCCAATGCCGGCGCCGGGCTTTGCGCCAGCCCATGTGTTCACCGAAAAAGACAAGCCCTATTGCAGCCAGGAGAGCCACCCCTACTGTCAGGCGAAATACTACGCCGACCAGGCTGTTCGGAAATTTACAGAAGAAAACCCAGCGCCAGGATTTGACATTGTGACTGTTTCTCCGGTTGGGGTGATGGGCAATCAGTTGTCGGGCAGGGCAGATTCCACTTCGATGGGTGTACAGTTTTTATTCAAAAATAAAATCGCTCCCAATCCATTTATCCAGATGTTTTACGACCTGGATGTGAACTGGGCGCTTGTGGATGTGGCCGATGTGGCCGAGTCGGTGTACAAGGCAGCCATCCTCCCCAACCTGCATGGCAAGCACTACCTGATTACCAGCGAGAGCTACCGGGTGTCGGATATATCGCTGATGCTCAACGGGAAAGAGCCTGCCGGAAAACCCAGCACGGTGTATAGCAATGCGCTGGCCACCCAGGATTTGGGTGTCCATTTCAAGCCGGCCAAGCTGCCGTTGCACCAATATGCGAAAGCGACGGAAGGGGCTGCTGTCTAA
- a CDS encoding DUF4256 domain-containing protein, whose translation MAMGNKKELSPEQREELLRTLKGRFEHNMNRHQGLEWAKIQAKLEAHAEKLWTLHEMERTGGEPDVVGHDKKTGEYIFYDCSAESPKGRRSVCYDREGQESRKEHKPKDNAVDMATAMGIELLTEEQYRALQALGNFDAKTSSWVKTPSDIRKLGGAIFADFRYGHVFVYHNGAPSYYAARGFRGSLRV comes from the coding sequence ATGGCAATGGGAAATAAAAAGGAGTTGTCGCCAGAACAGCGCGAAGAACTACTCAGAACATTAAAAGGCCGTTTTGAGCATAACATGAACCGCCACCAAGGGCTGGAATGGGCTAAAATACAAGCAAAGCTGGAAGCCCATGCTGAAAAACTGTGGACGCTCCATGAAATGGAAAGGACTGGCGGCGAACCGGATGTTGTTGGCCACGATAAAAAGACGGGCGAATACATTTTTTACGACTGTTCAGCGGAAAGCCCTAAAGGCCGCAGAAGTGTTTGTTACGACCGCGAAGGGCAGGAGTCAAGGAAAGAACATAAACCAAAAGATAACGCTGTGGACATGGCAACTGCCATGGGCATTGAGCTTTTAACGGAAGAACAATATCGAGCGTTGCAGGCACTTGGAAATTTCGATGCGAAAACGTCGAGCTGGGTGAAAACGCCTTCCGATATCAGAAAACTCGGCGGCGCTATCTTTGCTGATTTCCGCTACGGCCACGTCTTTGTGTATCACAATGGCGCGCCCTCCTACTATGCCGCCAGGGGGTTCCGGGGCTCGCTAAGGGTCTGA
- a CDS encoding ester cyclase, with translation MKKLLFLAALLGCSILLQAQSPADEAAMQAFARNFMNAYNQQDHEAIRKMYLDDAVRIDQDGKEIKGADNIAAYFADQFRQNNATVFIRQLSVGWSDREYTWVAKGTYEVNGKTHVYDIPIHVTGGYANAMIKEDGEWKIAKSMLFPLEHADPKVAANIKMYTETWDRIVNEGRLDFFNAEHFTEDVIMHAEPENVVGIEGMAAFYNNFLTGFSDIEFTINNVFGEGDQLVKHWTFKGTHTGDFFGIPPTGNRVSLDGSTITRMSADGRIAEERDFMDNMALLAQLGVVSAPGNVAVVDGLYQSFAKGDVPAVLAVMDANIVWNEAESFPYADQNPYIGPEAVLNGVFARIGAEWEYWNLTDIQLHDMSNNQVLAALRYKAKHKTTGKTIDSQTAHLWTLKDGKIVAFQQFTDTKQAAEAVR, from the coding sequence ATGAAAAAGCTACTTTTCCTCGCAGCCCTCCTCGGCTGCAGCATACTCCTTCAGGCCCAATCCCCAGCGGATGAAGCCGCCATGCAGGCCTTCGCCCGCAACTTCATGAACGCTTACAACCAGCAAGACCACGAAGCCATTCGCAAAATGTATCTGGACGATGCCGTCCGCATTGACCAGGATGGCAAGGAAATCAAAGGGGCGGATAACATCGCCGCTTACTTCGCCGACCAGTTCCGGCAGAACAATGCCACGGTTTTCATCCGGCAACTGAGTGTCGGCTGGTCGGACCGGGAGTACACCTGGGTAGCCAAAGGCACCTACGAGGTGAACGGCAAGACCCATGTGTACGACATTCCCATCCATGTCACCGGCGGCTACGCCAATGCGATGATAAAAGAAGACGGCGAGTGGAAGATCGCCAAGTCCATGTTGTTTCCCCTGGAGCATGCCGACCCCAAGGTGGCCGCCAACATCAAGATGTACACCGAGACCTGGGACCGCATTGTGAACGAGGGGCGGTTGGATTTTTTCAACGCCGAGCACTTCACCGAGGACGTGATCATGCACGCCGAGCCGGAAAATGTGGTGGGCATCGAGGGAATGGCCGCATTTTACAACAACTTCCTGACGGGCTTTTCCGACATCGAATTTACCATCAACAACGTATTCGGCGAGGGCGATCAGCTGGTCAAGCACTGGACCTTCAAGGGCACGCACACGGGCGACTTTTTCGGCATCCCGCCCACGGGCAACCGGGTCAGCCTCGACGGCAGCACCATCACCCGCATGAGCGCCGACGGCCGCATTGCCGAGGAGCGGGATTTTATGGACAACATGGCGCTGCTGGCACAGCTGGGCGTCGTGTCGGCCCCGGGCAACGTGGCGGTCGTGGACGGGCTATACCAGTCATTTGCCAAGGGTGATGTACCTGCCGTACTGGCTGTCATGGACGCCAACATCGTCTGGAACGAGGCCGAGAGTTTTCCCTACGCCGACCAGAATCCCTACATCGGCCCGGAAGCCGTGCTGAACGGCGTATTTGCCCGCATCGGCGCGGAATGGGAGTACTGGAACCTGACGGACATCCAATTGCACGACATGTCGAACAACCAGGTGCTGGCCGCCCTGCGGTATAAAGCGAAGCACAAGACAACAGGCAAGACGATCGACTCACAAACGGCGCATTTGTGGACGCTCAAGGACGGCAAGATCGTAGCCTTCCAGCAATTTACGGATACGAAGCAGGCGGCGGAGGCGGTGAGATAG
- a CDS encoding outer membrane beta-barrel protein yields MVWINSFTLPKDFSAELVGFYQTKTLFGASIFLPFYGVNVGIQKKLGANGGTLRFGVDDVLNSVMWRIQNNLPEHNLVSYIEADFSQRTFKLSYSRNFGNNSLKGARQRATGSEEERRRVN; encoded by the coding sequence ATGGTGTGGATCAACAGCTTCACGCTGCCCAAGGACTTCAGTGCGGAACTGGTGGGCTTTTATCAAACCAAGACACTGTTCGGCGCCAGCATATTCCTGCCGTTCTATGGGGTCAATGTGGGGATACAGAAAAAGCTCGGCGCCAATGGGGGCACACTTCGCTTCGGCGTGGATGATGTGCTGAACTCTGTGATGTGGCGCATACAAAACAACCTGCCGGAGCACAACCTCGTATCCTATATTGAAGCGGATTTCAGTCAGCGCACCTTCAAGCTGTCGTATTCCCGCAATTTTGGCAACAACTCCCTGAAAGGCGCCCGGCAGCGGGCTACCGGTTCGGAGGAAGAACGGCGCCGGGTGAATTGA